Genomic DNA from Thermosipho ferrireducens:
ACCAGGAATATAAGCATAAAGTTTTACTGCTGGTAAATAGTGCATAATACCACCACGGGTAGTATTTATTGAGTAAACAGGCTTTTCACCTATTACCTTTCCAAATTTATTGTTTTGAACAATAGCTGTGAAAACTAACGCCGCAGATGCTATACTACTATCTACAAGCACCCATACTTTTCCTTCAAAAGCAGGAGGTATTGGACTTACTATCAAAGATCTACTTATTTGAATAATTTTCCCTTTTGTACTTTCATCATAACGAATCCCTGCCATTTCTAAAGCCTTTATATTGTATTTAGAATTTTTTATACGTTCTTTGTATTTCACATAAAGCTTTTCTTTCACTAAATGTCCCAGTACTTCTGATACACTATCCAATGTTCCTCCGGGATTTCCTCTTATATCTATTATTAGGTCTGTTATATCCTTGTTTTTTTCAAAAATTTCTTTTAAAAATTCTCTGAAATCATTAAACAGATATCCTCTAAGTTTAAAACTATATATCCTTAATATCCCTATATTTCCTCTTCTTTCAAATTCATAAAGTGTTCTTGAGATTCTTTTATCTTCTTGAACTTTCTTTAAAGCTTCTCTTTTTGTTATAGCATCTACCTTTATTTTTTTCTTAAATTGTTATATTCAAATTCTATTTTTACACTTTTTTTGTTCCAGAAAGTTGGTATTGAAATAAGATATCTGGTCAAAAAGCGTTCTTTGAGCTCTGTATTTTCTCTTATATAAGTGTATTGTTCAAATTCTTTTATAATTTCTTTTGAAGGAATACCGTCTATTTTTAAAATCTTTGCTTTTACCGGTATATTATCAACTAAAGAGAAAACAACATAGATATCACCATCTATAACATAGGGTGAAAAAGGAAAAACTAAATTATTATATGAAAAAGGAAATGCTATACTACAGTGGTAATCATTTAAATAATGGAAAAGTGGTGCAACTGTTTTGAAAAACTCTAATTTATCCATAGGTTTGTCAAGTTCTTTTCTTATCTCCTCAACAATCTCTGTAAACTCTGGTTTTTTAACCAATCCATATGGATCGATATATGCCTCTTTTAGGAGAGTAATTAAGAAATCAAAATCTCTTTGCAACTTTGCCACTTCAACTTTACCTGCAAATGTTATGGATGAGAAAATAATACTTGTTAAAAAAATACAAATAGCAGCACTTTTTTATGCTTTTTCATAGAATTCTCCCCTTTTAATACTTTGCATTATACGCTCGGAATGAGAAAAAATACTTACCTTACCAACATTACTAATTACAAGATTCTTCGTCGCTTTGTTCCACAGAATGACAATAAAGAATATGTCATCCTGGGTAAAACACCAGCAAAGCCGTTCTTTTCCTCCTTGGGATGTCATCCTGAAGAACACGGTGACGAAGGATCTTATTCCTTTCCCTAACCTTGCTAATCTCACCAACTCTCGCCAATCTCGCCAACACCGCTAAATATAAGATTCCTCACCCTTCGGGTTCGGAATAACAGGTGCGGCGGATTCCTCGCCGTCTTCCCCCTTGGAATGACATGTTTTGAGAATGCCAACCTCGCCAACGCTTGCTAACTCTCGCTAACCCTCGCTGTTTTTTGTCATCCTGAGGAGCGCAGCGACGAAGGGGATGTCATCCCGAGGAATGAAATGACGAGGGATCTTATTTTCCCCAACCTCGCTAACCCTCGCTAACCTCGCCAATCTCGCCAACCTCGCTAATTACCCTCTTCACAAAGCCATGGAAATAGCCATTCCCACCAGTGCCTTTTTTTATGGTTTTCGCTACACAGAGCATTACACTCACTTTCATTTACGCAGCTATCACAGTTTTTTACATCACCTGTGCATAGTCCTTTTTCTCCATCACAGAATGAAAGATACACTTTTTCTTTCACAATTGGTTCGTTTAAAAATTCCACCCTTTCACCCCTTTTTGTTTAAACTCTGACAGTTTTTAACTTCTCTGAGGTAAGTTCTACCATTTCTTTTAAGTTGTATTTTAATGGTATACATCTATATGGTTTTTTGATAGGTGAACCATGTAGTTTGTCCACTACAACAGCATTGAAAGTGCATCCCCCCATACAAACAGGAAACACTATACAATTTTTACATTCTTCATCTGTGTACGGTTCATATGTTAGCCACTTTGCATATTTCTGATTCAGCTCTATTCCTTCTTCTGACAATTGCCCAACTACAGTTATTGGATTACCAACTTCTCCCCAGCATTTGTGTATACTTCCATCGGTATCAATTACGAAACTGTTCTGGCACAACGCATCGCATCTTGCTATTTTTAAATGTCTGAATGGATTAAATGGATACTGAGGTATATATTTTAAAATTTCTTTATACAATTCCACTTCTAATTTTGCAAATTCTTTTAATGTTAATGGGGTATCGTTAAACTGGATGGGGATTTCTCTGGCTATTTCTACCATCTGAAAGTCAAATTCTATCATTAAACCTTTTTCCCCGATTAGCTTTATAAGTTTTTTTACTGAATTTATACTTTCTTTTGAAATGTTTATTCTTATTTGAACAAACATCTTTTTGTGAATTTTCTCTATATTATCAATTAATTTTGAAAATGTTGGTTTTCCGTCGAGTAGTTTTCTATATCTGTCATGAATTTCTTCAGTACCATCTATGGTTATAATAACTCTGTTTATACCAACATTTAGTAACCTATCCGCGATTTCTGAGGTAAGTAAATATCCGTTTGTCACTATAAACGGCTTATACTCAACGGAATATTTTTCGCAGAGTTTCTTGAAATTTTCACTTAAAAATAATAAGTTTTTCAATGTAAGCAATGGTTCACCACCATAAAAAGTAACACTTAAAACATTTGGGCGTTGCTTTTCAAACCTTCTTTTTGTTTCATCTATCAATAATTTTAATTGCTTCTCTTTTAAATCTAAAGGAGAGTTTTCTATAACTGTCTGGAGTTGTTGCTGGTAGCAATATATACAATTAAAATTACATTTTTCAGTCATAACTACTGTATATCTCAGATATCTATCACTATATTTGTATGCATTGAATCTAAATTTCAGATATTCAATTTCATCAAAATCATTTTCCAAAATAAAAAATCCTTTTTTTAAAGTTTTTATTTCGCTTTCATCAAAATCGCCTGAATCAACCTTTTGTCTATCAAACATCTTTTTTATTTTATCTTTTTTTGAAGGTTCAACGTAAAGCATTGCATATGAAAGCACATTAAAAAGGATTATGTAATCTTCTTTTTCTATCAATAAATTATATTTTGAAAGTTTCATTTTTCCACCCCACAGCTTTTTTCCAACTTCTTTGTAAAATACCAGACCTTTGCAAAATGTTCCATATCTCTTTTTTCTTCAGGACATCCCTTATTTCCACCCATCTTTGCATTTCTGCACCCGCCCATACAAATAGGAAGAATTTTACAACTTTTACATTCTTCATCTTCAAAAGCATCCGGTTTATACCAGTACAGGTATTTTTCTTTTTCATACTCTATCCCATTTTCTGTCACTTTTCCAAACTCAGAGCCTTTCATTACTGCAACAGTACATGGATATACTTCTCCTTCAGGTCCTATCACAGTCGCTGCTACGCTATCATATTCACAATATCTGCTTTGCGTAAGTATAGGAAAAAATACTTTAAATCCTTTTTCGGCAGCTTTAACGTAAAATTTAGAAATCTTCTTGAAAGAATTTAATCCCTTAAATTCATGCAATTTTTTATAAAACCCATTTTTATCTTCTCCCCCCTGGAATATCCACCTGAAATAAATTCTCATCCTTTCTTTCGGAAACTCGTCAAACATATCAAGAAGCTGTGGAATATGATCATAATTTTCAACTCCCACATTTACCCTTAAAGAGATCTGTGTTGTCTCTGTTACTTCCAATAATTTTTTCATGTTGTTGTATATCTTATCAAATGTTTCTGCTCCACCTTTTAATGGTCTGTACTTATTGTGGTACTCTGGCGGACCATCAAGTGTAATCTGAACATTTCTTATTTTAAGCTCATCAAAATATCTGGCTTTATCCTCTGAAAGTAAAAATCCATTTGTAGACATCGAAGAATGAAATTCAGAATTATATTCTTCACATACTTTTGCCACTCTTTCGTTTATATATCTTATGATTTCAAAACTTATTAATGGTTCTCCCCCAAACCAGCCTATACTTATTTTTCTCTTTTTCCTGGCAATTTCACACAAATAATCTACTATCCTTTCTGCTATTTCATATCTCATAGATGGACCTTCTTTTGATTCATAGCAATAGACACAATCAAAATTACATTGAAGTGTCGGCATTATAGTAAATATTGGAGAACTTGTATCATATCTTGAAATATAATTCATCATTTTTAGATGTTGAAGCTCATCGAAATACTTATTAACAAGGTATCCTCCATAGATTAAATCTTCTTTTAACTTTTTATATTCGCCATTCCAATTTTTATTTGGATTTTCCAGTATCTCTTTTATCATTTTTGCCCGGTCTTTGTTTACAGTCGCAATTGCGCGTGTTAAATAATTCACAAATACAACCTTTTCACCTTCTTCAAACCACACATTGTATTTTGATTCTTTGTATTCTATCATCTTTACCTCCCTTATTGTTGTAATTAGTAACTCAACATAATTATATACATTATATAAACCTAACAGTTAATTTTGCAAACATCAAAAAATTCTGTTATGTTTCTTTTTTTTTTAACAGCAATTATAATGTTCATTCTTTTCTTTTTGCATGATTACGAATTTATAACCTATTTATTTCTATAATTATAATTTGTATTTCGTTTTTAAATTTTAAATGTACCTTATCCAAAATAACAACAAAAAAATTAGTTTAAAACGTGTCAGGATAACATCTTATAAGTTCTGTTGTATAGTTCGATTACTTTTAAGTAATATTAATAAAATTTTTGAGATTAAAATAATTATATTCATGTATTATCTAATCCAGGCACTTCAAAACATCATTCTATTTTGCTTCTCTTTTTTCGTTCCAAACATATGTGAAGGAAACGTCATCCCCGACAAGACATTGCAAAGAATGTAAATGACAATGCTTCTTATCTTTTACCAACTCTCGCTAACCTCGTAAGCCCCTTTATCGTTTCACTCATCAGGACAAGCCTTGCTAATTATAAGATTCCTCACCCTTCGGGTTCGGAATGACAGGTGCGACGGATTCCTCGCCGTCTTCCCCCTTGGAATGACATGTTTTGAGAATGCCAACCTCGCCAACGCTTGCTAACTCTCGCTAACCCTCGCTGTTTTTTGTCATCCTGAGGAGCGCAGCGACGAAGGGGATGTCATCCCGAGGAATGAAATGACGAGGGATCTTATTTTCCCCAACCTCGCTAACCCTCGCTAACCTCGCCAATCTCGCCAACCTCACTAATTACCCTCTTCACAAAGCCATGGAAATAGCCATTCCCACCAGTGCCTTTTTTTATGGTTTTCGCTACACAGAGCATTACACTCACTTTCATTTACGCAGCTATCACAGTTTTTTACATCACCTGTGCATAGTCCTTTTTCTCCATCACAGAATGAAAGATACACTTTTTCTTTCACAATTGGTTCGTTTAAAAATTCCACCCTTTCACCCCTTTTTTGATTAAGAAGCGTTTGGATTGTCCAGAGTACAATCAATAGGTAAATCAAAAACACACCATATTGGAGGAACTGGTCCACATGGTCCACTTCCCCCATCACACAATTGTGCAGCAATATCACAACCACCAGTTGGAGATGGTTCATCTGGAGGTATTACAGGGTTTAATACTTTTATCTCCATCATTCTCCACCCTTTCTGTTTGTTTTTCACTAATTTTTACTTATGATCTCAAAAGCATAGTCTAACATTACATCTCCCTCTCCAAGCAGATAATCAATTTTTTCCTCTTCTGTTAGATTTTTTCCATAATCTATTTCTATTTCCGGGTTATCTTCAATCCAGTAGTACCCACCTGATATAGATACTAATATTTTTGTATTTGGAAGGATATATTTACCTAATGATGCCCCAAGCGAGTTTACAGGTTCTGTAGTTTTTTCTCCTATTATTTTTCCAAAACTAAATTTTTTAAACAAATAAGTTGTTATAACAGCTCCAGAAGCTATTCTATTATTTATAAGAAGCCATATTTTTCCTTTGAAATTATCTTTTGCTGGTATTATTTTGGGGTTTAATTCGTATTTTTCCAAAGTTCTTTTTATCCTTCCGTCGGTTAGTGGTATATTTTTGCAGTTGTAACCAACTAAGTGTACCTTCAAAGGGTGAAATGTTAAATATTTAAAAAGTTCCCAAACATTGTATAAAGGTCCCCCACTATTTCCTCTCAAATCGATTATTAAATCTGACATATCTTTATTCTCTTTGAATGTTTTTTCTAAAAACTCTTTGTAATACCCTGATGACCTATAACTATATGAAAACGTCCTTATTTTCAATATCCCAATGCTTCCTTTTCTTTCAAATGAAAACTTCCTTTTTTCCCATTCATCCGGGTATAGTTGTTTTGTTTGTTTTAGTTTTTCCCCATATTTAATAGCATTTATTTCTACTGATTTTTTTGTGCCGTTAATTTTTAGCAATAATTCAAATGTATTTTTATCTTCTATCTCTGGAAAATACGAAAATAAAAAAGATACCTGAGCATGAATCACATCCGAACGAACTTTTGGTAAGTATTGCTTCAGTTCGTTAATTATTTCTTTTACATCTTTACCTTCTATTTTCAAAATCTCTGCTTTGTTTTCTAATTCTTTCACCAGTGAATTTTTAACAAACAATCTATTTCCTACCACAACAGGTTCAAATGGCATTACCAGTGTGTCTGTGGTTATGTTGAAAACTATACCATAATGCACATCACTAAAAAGATGTATCATAGGTGCTATGGTTTTAAAAAACTCCCCTTTTGTCATAGGTTTGTTGAGCTTGGTTTTTATTTCATCTACTTTTGAGTAGAATGTTTCTTCTGAAACAAATTTAAAAGGATCAATTCCCGCCTTTAAGATATAGTTTATGAAAACATCAAAGTCTTTCTGGAGTTCTTCCGGTTGAAATAATTCCTGGGAAATTGTCAATACAGATAAAAACATTAAGAAAAGTATAATTATCTTCTTTTTCATATGTTGTTTCACCTTCCTTTTATTAATGTCAATCTTGAACTTTAAAGGTTAAACTAAATATCTGGAATATCTTGAGGGCATACAAAAGGAAAATCAAAAGCAAAACATACCATAGCACATAAACCATCACAACTTCCTCCATCACACAATTGAGCGATCATTTCACAGCCACTTGTTGATTCTAGTTCTTCTGGTGAAATTATGGGATTTAATACTTTTATTTTCATCATTCTCCCCCCTTTCTGTTTGTTTTTTACTAACTTTTACTTATGATCTCAAAAGCATAATCTAACACTACGTCTCTCTCTCCA
This window encodes:
- a CDS encoding S41 family peptidase is translated as MKVDAITKREALKKVQEDKRISRTLYEFERRGNIGILRIYSFKLRGYLFNDFREFLKEIFEKNKDITDLIIDIRGNPGGTLDSVSEVLGHLVKEKLYVKYKERIKNSKYNIKALEMAGIRYDESTKGKIIQISRSLIVSPIPPAFEGKVWVLVDSSIASAALVFTAIVQNNKFGKVIGEKPVYSINTTRGGIMHYLPAVKLYAYIPGSYMYFPEYYEITPDYEITMTT
- a CDS encoding radical SAM/SPASM domain-containing protein, whose translation is MKLSKYNLLIEKEDYIILFNVLSYAMLYVEPSKKDKIKKMFDRQKVDSGDFDESEIKTLKKGFFILENDFDEIEYLKFRFNAYKYSDRYLRYTVVMTEKCNFNCIYCYQQQLQTVIENSPLDLKEKQLKLLIDETKRRFEKQRPNVLSVTFYGGEPLLTLKNLLFLSENFKKLCEKYSVEYKPFIVTNGYLLTSEIADRLLNVGINRVIITIDGTEEIHDRYRKLLDGKPTFSKLIDNIEKIHKKMFVQIRINISKESINSVKKLIKLIGEKGLMIEFDFQMVEIAREIPIQFNDTPLTLKEFAKLEVELYKEILKYIPQYPFNPFRHLKIARCDALCQNSFVIDTDGSIHKCWGEVGNPITVVGQLSEEGIELNQKYAKWLTYEPYTDEECKNCIVFPVCMGGCTFNAVVVDKLHGSPIKKPYRCIPLKYNLKEMVELTSEKLKTVRV
- a CDS encoding radical SAM/SPASM domain-containing protein, which gives rise to MIEYKESKYNVWFEEGEKVVFVNYLTRAIATVNKDRAKMIKEILENPNKNWNGEYKKLKEDLIYGGYLVNKYFDELQHLKMMNYISRYDTSSPIFTIMPTLQCNFDCVYCYESKEGPSMRYEIAERIVDYLCEIARKKRKISIGWFGGEPLISFEIIRYINERVAKVCEEYNSEFHSSMSTNGFLLSEDKARYFDELKIRNVQITLDGPPEYHNKYRPLKGGAETFDKIYNNMKKLLEVTETTQISLRVNVGVENYDHIPQLLDMFDEFPKERMRIYFRWIFQGGEDKNGFYKKLHEFKGLNSFKKISKFYVKAAEKGFKVFFPILTQSRYCEYDSVAATVIGPEGEVYPCTVAVMKGSEFGKVTENGIEYEKEKYLYWYKPDAFEDEECKSCKILPICMGGCRNAKMGGNKGCPEEKRDMEHFAKVWYFTKKLEKSCGVEK
- a CDS encoding S41 family peptidase, with the translated sequence MKKKIIILFLMFLSVLTISQELFQPEELQKDFDVFINYILKAGIDPFKFVSEETFYSKVDEIKTKLNKPMTKGEFFKTIAPMIHLFSDVHYGIVFNITTDTLVMPFEPVVVGNRLFVKNSLVKELENKAEILKIEGKDVKEIINELKQYLPKVRSDVIHAQVSFLFSYFPEIEDKNTFELLLKINGTKKSVEINAIKYGEKLKQTKQLYPDEWEKRKFSFERKGSIGILKIRTFSYSYRSSGYYKEFLEKTFKENKDMSDLIIDLRGNSGGPLYNVWELFKYLTFHPLKVHLVGYNCKNIPLTDGRIKRTLEKYELNPKIIPAKDNFKGKIWLLINNRIASGAVITTYLFKKFSFGKIIGEKTTEPVNSLGASLGKYILPNTKILVSISGGYYWIEDNPEIEIDYGKNLTEEEKIDYLLGEGDVMLDYAFEIISKN